Below is a window of Equus quagga isolate Etosha38 chromosome 1, UCLA_HA_Equagga_1.0, whole genome shotgun sequence DNA.
TTCCCTGACCCAGAGGGCACGAGCGGCGCTCCGTCCCGCCCTCCTGCCCCGGAGCGGGCTGGGGGCGCCAGTAGGGCCCAGGCGCCGTGAGGTCCGGTCCCGGGGACCTTCCCTGTCCGGGTTTGGGCGCTGTCCTCCAGGTAGGGGCCACGTGGCCCTGGCCGGGCGGGGGGCTCggccctcccctctctgtccGGGTGACTCAGGCCGCAGCTGTTCCCGCGTCACATGAGGGAGGCTGCCGGCCACTGGGCTGGGGaggcggcgggggagggggctggcggccggggcggggccgcgggcgAGCGAGCGGGGCGGGAGCGGGGCCCGCCGCTAGAGAGCCCCGGACCGCGGCGCGAGAGGAGCGAGCCTCGGGGAGCCCAGGTGAGGCGCGGGCCTGGCCGACTCGGCGAGGGGGGCACCCGGGCCTCCGGAGACCCGCCCGCGCTCCGGCCGCTCCCGGGGTCCTCGCGACTTTGCAACTTTGAAAAGTTCCAGAGCCCGGGCGTGCGGGCGGGGTGGGGCGGCGGCCGGCCTTCTTTGGGGGTGGTCCGAGCCCGGGGAGAGGTGGCCcggggccgggctggggctgAGGACCGGTTTCCGGGGCTggttggtggggagggggtgttaGACGCCGGGGGATTGGCGGCCGAGGGTGGGCGTCAGGCTGGGCCCCACCGGCGCCATCCGATCGGTCCCTGGCCCGCTAGGCTGCGGGGCGGGGTCCGGGCTTCGCGGCGGCCGCCCCCACCCCTCTCCGGCCGGGAAGAGGGGGCTGGGAGACGTGGATCCGACCGCGGGTTTCCGGGTGGGAGGGGCCGGAATGGGGGCCGGGCAGGGAAGGCCTCGAGGGCCGGCGGGGAGCCCGGAAACTGAGGTGCCCCCTCGGCCGGCTCTAATCCCCCTGCCCTTCCCTTGGCGCAGGCCCGGCAGCCATGGCGGTGGAAGGAGGAATGAAATGTGTCAAGTTCATGCTCTACGTTCTTCTGCTGGCCTTTTGCGTGAGTGGGCAGGGGCCCGGTCCGGGCGCGCTGGCGGGGTGCAGGGAGACCTGGCTGCGGAGTGCTGAGGGCTGAGGGACCAAGAATGAAGGCAGCTGGAGACCAGATGTGGAAGGAAAGCCCGGCAACGGGCTGAAGACTGCACGgccaccccctccctccagctttcAGGGGCCTCTGAGGCTGGTTTGGACCAGAATGGCCAGTCTGGGAGCGCAGCGCCTTCCCCCAAGCCCCTTCTGGCCCTTCCTGTCTGGTGACCCAACCTCGTGTGATGTGGGCAGTGGGGCAACCAGCCAACGGCCTGATGCTATCTCCGCGGGGCTTCTCTCcgctccccattctcctctctccattCTCCCCCGCCCACCCCTCATTCCTCTCCATTCCCTTCCTCAACCCTCTTCACCCTTCCCAGCTGCTAGCGGGTGGGGAAGCGCTCTGCCCACCTCAGTTtgctcctgccctgggctcctggcttGAGAGGCTGCTGTTTGTCTGGGGGGAGCACCCCACTCTTGCCCActtttttctacttccttctccTCGCTGGTCTAGCTGGCCTGAGGAACCCTAGTCTCAGCTCATGAGGATGGGGTGGGCATCGGAGGATAGTGAGAGGGTATTTTTGGGAGCCCTGGAGGGAGCACTACTCTTGGTTGGGAACATATGCCCTGGGATCAAGGCTTTCTGGGAACTTCTCTTTTTGTACTTGCTCAAACTGTGGAGCAGGGATGGGtcatcctccccctccccacccccgcagTCAGAAGTTTCCTGGAAGTGTGAGAATCTGTTTCTCTCTGATGGCGTTAAGTCTGTGTCATGGGTGCACCCGCTGCCCTCCACCGTGGAGGGCTGATGGGTTGTGGGTCTAGGCCTAACCCTGACCTGCCCTCCCCGCAGGCCTGTGCAGTGGGTCTGATTGCTGTGGGTGTAGCAACCCAGGTGGTCCTGAGTCAGACCATCATCCCGGGAGCCACCACTGGCTCCCTCGTGCCCGTGGTCATCATCGCAGTGGGTGCCTTCCTCTTCCTGGTGGCCTTTGTGGGCTGCTGTGGGGCCTGCAAGGAGAACTACTGTCTTATGATCACGGTGAGTGGGCTGTGGAGCCGGTGTGGGTGCCTGGGACTACTGGAAGGGCGATTCTATGGAGGGGACTCACGAGGGTGGCTGAGAAAAACCTTTGTCAGTGTTCCAGAGACTGGTGGGCCACAGCAGGCCCCTCTCACCCAGACTCCAAACCTGACCCCCACCCTTTGCTCCTGCAGTTTGCCGTCTTCCTGTCTCTTATCACGCTGGTGGAGGTGGCCGCAGCCATAGCTGGCTATGTCTTTAGAGACAGGGTAAGCGGGGCCTGAGGGGAGGGCCCTGCCTCAGGCCTGGCTGCTCTGGGGCCCAGGTGCCCAGAATTCTGACCTGAACAAtgctcctccctgctcccaggtAATGTCAGAATTTAGTAAGGACTTCAAGCAGCAGATGCAAAATTATCCAAAAGACAACCACACTGCTTTGATCCTGGACAGGATGCAGGAAAAAGTGAGTGGGGCTGCTGGGAGCAGAGGTGGCCGGGGAGGAAGCGTCTCCTCCCCAAACTGAGGGTGGACGCTCACCTAACAGCCCTCTTCCCGTCTCCGTCCTCTCCCCCAGTTCCACTGCTGCGGCGCAACTAACTATACTGACTGGGAGATCATCCCTCTCCCGGTCAAGGGCCAAGTCCCTGACTCCTGCTGCGTCAATGTCACTCAGGGCTGCGGGACTAAGTTCACCGAGAAGGACATCTATACCAAGGTAGGGAGGAGGCTGAGACCGCAGGAGATTTGCAGAACCTGGCGAGAGGGAccaggggtggaggtggagagggctGGGGCTCTGGAAGTtgggggttggggatggggagggcacCAGGGTGTGCTAGGGGTGGGGTAAAAGGTACAGAGGGCGGTGGGTGGGAAGTTTCTGATGGTGTTCTTGCCTTTTGTGCCTGCCACCCTTCAGGGCTGTGTGGAGAAGATTGGGGGCTGGCTGAGGAAAAATGTGCTGATGGTGGCTGCAGCAGCCCTGGGCATTGCCTTTGTGGAGGTGAGAGGCACCCTTGGGACTCAGGCCAGGGCATCTGGGCAGGAGGGGCAGCAAGGAGGAGGGTGCTGAGCAGGAGGtgctggcctggggaggggagcccTGGCTGTGTTTGGGGTCTCTTGGGTGGGTCCGGGGTCCCTCATCCCTCTGACTGTTGTCCACCTGCCTCTCTGTCTCCTAGGTCCTGGGAATTGTCTTTGCCTGCTGCCTTGTGAAGAGTATCCGAAGTGGCTATGAGGTGATGTAGGGGGTCTGGTCTCTTCAGCCCCCTCATCTAGGAGAATGGGGCAGTGTACTCCAGGTTTTTCAATTAAACGGATTATTTTTCCagaccaaaaagagagagagtctCACTTTGTCTTAAAGAGTGAtacttcctcccttctctctcctcatccacGTTCCTGTCCTCTGGGACCTTGTTCTAATTGCGCCTCTGGGAAGGGCAGGCCTGTTTTGGGGGGTATTGGGAAAGGAGTGTAGTGGAAGCAGCGACCTGGAGGAGGCCGTGGCCCACTGCCCTCCCTGTCTTCTAGTTGTGTGCTGCCAGGCTCAGTGCTGAAGCGTTCATGAAGCTCTCTCCTGCATAAGTCAAAGGGATTCCCCACGAAGGTCCTACCTGGGAGAGGCCTGCCCACGTCTACCATGGACATCTTCTCCCTGGTCCTTTGCCCACTTTAAGGGCCTAGAaactccctcccccaccaaggGGGCCTGGCTCCTTTCAGGGTGGTGACCTGTGTGGCCAGTGTCCATCCTTCTTGAGTTTGATAGGAGAATTTAGTGGATACTGCCTTTCTTCCATGGAAACCACCCAGCCTGGCCCTTACCACTTTTCACCACTTCCCTTGCACCCTCAAGAAAAACAGATAATGGCCATTTCCACTCCAGACACTGAATTGTGACCTTATTCCACGTAGAAAAGGAAAGTCCAACAGTGCCTTCTGGTGGCCATTCCTCCAGGTGCAGCTTCAAAGATCATCTACAGATGCGACAGTCCCCCTGCAACCCCCAGTGGGTGCTAATTGTTTTGCAGGCACTAAACAGGCCACAGACCTTGGGCAGTAAGTGAGCAGACAGTAGTTAGCACTTAAATGGGGTCAGTTTCCCACTGAGCACTTTCATTTCTGCCCACCTatggtgttttttaaaacaatttacatttattgaatgcccattttgtgccaggcaccaggcagtACCAGGGTGGGGACAGACATAAATCAGAGTCTGCCCTGGAAGAAAAATGTCTTGCTGGAGGGCAGGACTCAGTAGATGGCATGGGCAGGCTTGGGAAGGACCCAGGTGAGCATGGCATCCACCAGGCTGGCTGGCAGGTAGGAAGCTGGCAGCCAGAGCAGCTTGGCGTCCCAGCCTGGGCTGTAGCGGGTCCTGGGGTGACGAGCAGTCAGGGCATGCTCCAGGCACTTGCTCACCTTGGTCAGGTCCGGGTCACAGAGCAGGTTCATGATGCGCTGCTGCACCTTCAGGTCTGCAGCCCAGTGGGTGGTTATAATCAGTGTCCCTGTCCCACTCCAGCCCACCTCAGGCCCTGTCTTTTGGGTCCTGGGGCTGGTGGCCCAGCGGATGTGAGAAGGATCCTTAGTCCCCTCCCTAGGTTGGAGAGTGGGCAGGTCCCATATGGCCTGCTTTCCTGTGGCATCCCATCACCTGgcccctcccgcctcctcccgCGAGTGATGCACGACTGGCCCTTCTGGCTCTCATTTCCCTTCATTCGTCCCTACGTGGGCCCAGCTACTCACACTTGGTGAGGAAGGCCTCCCCATAGtgggcctgtgtggctggagggagCCGTGCCCAGCAGGCCTGCAGGGCGTTCTCCAGACTCTTCAGGTTTGTCACAGGGGTTTGGAAGAAACCAGGCTCCACGATGGAGACTCGGACCCCAAAAGAAGCCACGTCCCGCCT
It encodes the following:
- the CD63 gene encoding CD63 antigen, giving the protein MAVEGGMKCVKFMLYVLLLAFCACAVGLIAVGVATQVVLSQTIIPGATTGSLVPVVIIAVGAFLFLVAFVGCCGACKENYCLMITFAVFLSLITLVEVAAAIAGYVFRDRVMSEFSKDFKQQMQNYPKDNHTALILDRMQEKFHCCGATNYTDWEIIPLPVKGQVPDSCCVNVTQGCGTKFTEKDIYTKGCVEKIGGWLRKNVLMVAAAALGIAFVEVLGIVFACCLVKSIRSGYEVM